In a single window of the Microbacterium sp. SL75 genome:
- a CDS encoding SDR family oxidoreductase, with product MTGRTVVVAGGSRGIGAEVARRLAVAGERVVVGCRQKLARARRLSDRAVAEGAHEIDVRVGDLRDPRARRHLISGLERIDVLVLAASGGMEEGSTAHDAFALNRDALAQLVGDALPVMSDGGVIVYLTSHQAHFSREVAPEPEYETVAASKRAGQDALLALTERIAAVGARLVVVSADVVVDSATTLLMERLRPGSTAERRRQIGRLATTSDVAQTVIEAIARPHRNGEIVFHGGAAWFLERAATTKCPRVRRVEGRSFCASDMVGRIREHLEDRGLRTFSRVLVCDESTPETALVLLALMDAGVSIVLLDPGLPAVDVEQIAARTGCAATITARGLPPVRDRVDLGGAGPVVAAVGAHLDCGCDRRTTAGFPAWEDRDDGIVLWTSGSSGRPRGVVRSGSSVLENVRATVDAMGYRADDVLLPLLPLSHQYGLSLVLAWWLVGCTLVMGNHRRPVQTLRAALPRGVTVVDATPPVIADILDLLEERGCVEMAPRVRMWCVGGSPLRPSLAERFLRITGRSLLDGYGSTELGNVSLATLERPEGLGRVLPGVELSVRRPHGALVEPGETGELWIRSKALFTATIGDDRPAEVEDGWYRTGDIGSVDAHGALRVIGRAGAVHRGGHTIYPAHLEDRADRAGVPLTLIALADERRGAHLTAFIEDAGTHTRAEWVAERVRAALPEHEWPNRVVLVAEVPRLGTGKIDRARLAAEAEAGRAAARKETVADVSS from the coding sequence GTGACGGGGCGCACCGTCGTGGTCGCGGGCGGCTCGCGCGGGATCGGCGCAGAAGTCGCCCGCCGACTCGCCGTCGCGGGGGAGCGGGTCGTCGTCGGCTGCCGGCAGAAGCTCGCGCGTGCCCGTCGTCTCTCCGACAGGGCCGTCGCCGAGGGCGCGCACGAGATCGACGTGCGCGTCGGAGACCTGCGCGATCCGCGAGCGCGGCGACACCTCATCTCGGGCCTCGAGCGCATCGACGTCCTCGTGCTCGCGGCATCCGGGGGAATGGAGGAGGGGAGCACCGCGCACGACGCCTTCGCGCTGAACCGGGATGCTCTGGCCCAACTCGTCGGCGACGCCCTGCCCGTGATGAGCGACGGCGGTGTGATCGTGTACCTCACCAGCCATCAGGCGCACTTCAGCCGCGAGGTCGCGCCGGAGCCGGAGTACGAGACGGTCGCCGCATCCAAGCGCGCGGGACAGGATGCGCTGCTCGCGCTCACCGAGCGCATCGCCGCCGTCGGGGCACGACTGGTGGTCGTCTCGGCCGATGTCGTGGTCGATTCCGCGACGACGTTGCTGATGGAACGGCTGCGGCCGGGCTCCACCGCGGAACGACGGAGGCAGATCGGCAGGCTCGCGACGACCTCCGACGTCGCGCAGACGGTGATCGAAGCCATCGCCCGGCCCCACCGCAACGGCGAGATCGTGTTCCACGGCGGCGCGGCGTGGTTCCTCGAGCGTGCGGCGACGACAAAATGCCCGCGCGTCCGGCGAGTGGAGGGCCGCTCGTTCTGCGCCTCGGACATGGTCGGTCGTATCCGCGAGCATCTCGAAGATCGGGGTCTGCGGACGTTCTCCCGCGTGCTCGTATGCGACGAGTCGACACCCGAGACAGCACTCGTCCTTCTCGCCCTGATGGATGCCGGGGTCTCGATCGTGCTGCTCGACCCCGGCCTTCCCGCCGTTGACGTGGAGCAGATCGCCGCGCGCACCGGATGTGCGGCCACGATCACGGCCCGGGGCCTGCCGCCCGTGCGGGATCGCGTCGACCTCGGTGGTGCCGGCCCGGTCGTCGCCGCGGTCGGCGCGCACCTCGACTGCGGGTGCGATCGCCGTACCACGGCGGGCTTCCCCGCGTGGGAGGACCGCGATGACGGCATCGTCCTGTGGACCTCCGGCTCGTCGGGGCGACCGCGCGGTGTGGTGCGCTCCGGTTCCTCCGTGCTCGAGAACGTCCGGGCGACCGTCGACGCCATGGGGTACCGCGCCGACGACGTTCTGCTGCCGTTGCTGCCACTGAGCCACCAGTACGGTCTCTCGCTCGTGCTCGCGTGGTGGCTCGTGGGGTGCACCCTGGTGATGGGCAACCATCGCCGTCCGGTCCAGACGTTGCGGGCCGCGCTTCCCCGCGGCGTGACGGTGGTGGATGCCACTCCGCCCGTCATCGCCGACATCCTCGATCTGCTGGAGGAACGCGGCTGCGTCGAGATGGCACCGCGCGTGCGCATGTGGTGCGTCGGTGGGTCTCCGCTGAGGCCGTCGCTCGCCGAGCGGTTCCTGCGGATCACCGGGCGGTCGCTGCTCGACGGCTACGGCTCGACCGAGCTGGGCAACGTCTCTCTCGCGACGCTCGAACGGCCCGAGGGGTTGGGGCGGGTTCTGCCGGGCGTCGAACTGTCGGTCCGCCGACCCCATGGGGCGCTGGTGGAGCCCGGTGAGACGGGCGAGCTGTGGATCCGTTCGAAAGCTCTGTTCACCGCGACGATCGGCGACGATCGGCCCGCTGAGGTCGAGGACGGCTGGTACCGCACCGGAGACATCGGCTCCGTCGATGCCCACGGCGCCCTGCGCGTGATCGGCCGGGCGGGGGCCGTGCATCGCGGGGGCCACACCATCTATCCCGCCCACCTCGAAGATCGCGCCGATCGAGCGGGCGTTCCGTTGACGCTGATTGCTCTGGCCGACGAGCGTCGGGGCGCTCACCTCACCGCGTTCATCGAGGACGCCGGCACGCACACGCGGGCCGAGTGGGTGGCAGAGCGGGTGAGAGCCGCGCTCCCCGAACACGAGTGGCCCAACCGGGTGGTCCTCGTCGCCGAGGTGCCCCGGCTCGGCACCGGCAAGATCGACCGCGCACGTCTCGCCGCCGAAGCGGAAGCCGGACGGGCCGCCGCGCGAAAGGAAACCGTCGCCGATGTCAGCTCGTGA
- a CDS encoding thiamine pyrophosphate-binding protein has protein sequence MTRDTVWDRVAEGLTAHGVDTVFGLPGDDMTILGALERSGIRVVLARDQRHATYQAIGYGRISGRPSVCFVGKGPALTHAATGLLEARSQRHPLVLISSGVPLDRLGTGAFQELDPIEALGALTVGTIRVDEDTVAGGLAEAFRLSRGRGRGPVILEVPEGLPPSSAARVRPPQRRRTSPDVPLPDVVRDARRPLVVVGGGCSDTGLGDDIVALVDRLGAAVTVTASGRGVIDETHPAFLGVSGLYAPDGAAAILRSVDVIVALGSRLEETATFGWDTGLAPGCRIVQVLDDESEFTPAWATERIVADVADVVRAWRTALPTVPADSSWSAAVAAAHVALRAGDDPAPVTAHGAIPRVKDVLREVDAAVPTARVSIHENGLQDIWSYVFPHWIVRRDAACLVPSEQTPLGFGMAAVRGVALGDPRPVVVIGGDGAFSSIGPDLAALAEIDSAVLVVVLTNGGFGWLEANRRRAGAPFSFVGSRTVVRGLCAAYALDYEGCDDAAELAEAVRRAWGRAATGRAVVLDVAVSLDDVAPGFEELAGDFPLPRPPATAGEGR, from the coding sequence ATGACGCGCGACACCGTGTGGGATCGGGTCGCCGAGGGGCTCACGGCGCACGGCGTCGACACGGTCTTCGGGCTGCCCGGCGACGACATGACGATCCTCGGAGCGCTCGAGCGCAGCGGCATCCGGGTCGTGCTTGCTCGCGACCAGCGACACGCCACCTATCAGGCCATCGGGTACGGGCGGATCTCGGGCCGGCCGTCGGTCTGTTTCGTGGGCAAGGGGCCGGCCCTCACCCACGCGGCCACCGGACTGCTCGAAGCGCGCTCTCAGCGTCACCCGCTCGTGCTCATCAGCTCGGGCGTGCCCCTGGACCGGCTCGGAACGGGCGCCTTCCAGGAGCTGGATCCGATCGAGGCGCTGGGAGCGCTGACCGTCGGCACGATCCGCGTCGACGAGGACACGGTCGCCGGCGGGCTGGCCGAAGCGTTCCGGCTGAGCCGGGGTCGGGGCCGCGGACCGGTGATCCTCGAGGTCCCGGAGGGTCTTCCACCGTCATCTGCGGCGCGCGTCCGCCCACCGCAGCGCAGGCGGACGAGCCCCGACGTGCCCCTGCCCGACGTCGTCCGCGACGCGAGACGGCCCCTCGTCGTGGTCGGGGGCGGCTGCTCCGACACCGGGCTCGGCGACGACATCGTCGCACTGGTCGACCGGCTCGGCGCGGCCGTCACCGTCACGGCATCCGGTCGGGGAGTGATCGATGAGACGCACCCGGCATTCCTCGGGGTCAGCGGTCTCTACGCACCGGACGGGGCCGCCGCGATCCTGCGGAGCGTCGACGTGATCGTCGCGCTCGGCTCCCGGTTGGAAGAGACAGCGACTTTCGGCTGGGATACCGGGTTGGCCCCCGGATGCCGGATCGTTCAGGTGCTCGACGACGAGAGCGAGTTCACCCCGGCCTGGGCGACGGAACGGATCGTGGCCGATGTCGCCGACGTGGTGCGCGCCTGGCGTACCGCCCTGCCGACCGTCCCTGCTGATTCGAGCTGGTCGGCCGCCGTCGCCGCCGCGCACGTGGCGCTCCGGGCGGGGGATGACCCGGCGCCGGTGACGGCACACGGAGCGATTCCGCGAGTGAAGGACGTGCTGCGCGAAGTGGACGCCGCCGTGCCGACGGCACGGGTCAGCATCCATGAGAACGGCCTGCAGGACATCTGGTCGTACGTCTTCCCGCACTGGATCGTGCGTCGCGACGCCGCGTGTCTCGTTCCGAGCGAGCAGACCCCGCTCGGGTTCGGCATGGCCGCGGTCCGCGGCGTGGCCCTGGGCGACCCGCGTCCGGTGGTCGTCATCGGCGGTGACGGCGCCTTCAGCTCGATCGGGCCCGACCTCGCGGCCCTCGCCGAGATCGACAGCGCGGTTCTCGTCGTGGTCCTCACCAACGGGGGTTTCGGGTGGCTCGAAGCGAACCGGCGCCGCGCCGGCGCACCGTTCTCGTTCGTGGGGAGCCGCACGGTCGTGCGCGGCCTGTGCGCCGCGTACGCGCTCGATTACGAGGGGTGCGACGATGCCGCGGAGCTCGCCGAGGCCGTGCGTCGGGCCTGGGGGCGGGCCGCGACGGGCCGTGCGGTCGTGCTCGACGTCGCCGTCTCGCTCGACGATGTCGCGCCGGGCTTCGAGGAACTGGCCGGTGACTTTCCGCTGCCGCGACCGCCCGCGACAGCGGGGGAGGGCCGATGA
- a CDS encoding aldehyde dehydrogenase family protein, with product MQKTHASPAARFAMPEQLSALADVIEARRAEVLAILTVICTRKAADYEVDAAVAALRGAGAEVAEHRPPRVSAIAVFLPSNVVLYSYVLYALVPSLYASRVLVRPASHVRDTVARLHALLAPEHGFAIEIRDETQRQFVERTVPTAPVVVFAGAYQNAERIRARLRRDQMMFFLGSGINPIVVTATADLEHAARGIVDIRLLNSGQDCLGPDAIWVERDAADGLLAALDRRLDEVRYGAYDDPRSDYGDICYPGIVRDIADYLDRHQGRIHRGGRIHFGSRHIEPTVLVWDDARRMEILEFFSPIFNVGLYDDESAVVETLDSGKYHERAMGATVFGPTNRLVSALSRRHTLTVDETLLAVDDGNAPLGGRGAMANYIAVDGVVRPEPILLSKGLSAYLPRLRAEDVSA from the coding sequence ATGCAGAAGACCCACGCCTCGCCCGCGGCGCGCTTCGCCATGCCCGAACAGCTCTCCGCGCTCGCCGACGTCATCGAGGCGCGCCGGGCGGAGGTCCTGGCCATCCTCACGGTCATCTGTACGAGGAAGGCGGCGGACTACGAGGTGGATGCCGCCGTCGCAGCGCTGCGAGGAGCCGGTGCCGAGGTCGCCGAGCATCGCCCGCCCCGCGTATCGGCCATCGCGGTCTTCCTGCCGTCGAACGTGGTGCTCTACTCGTACGTCCTCTACGCGCTCGTGCCCTCGCTCTACGCCTCGCGCGTCCTCGTCCGCCCGGCATCCCACGTCCGAGACACCGTGGCGCGTCTGCACGCGCTGCTCGCGCCCGAGCACGGTTTCGCGATCGAGATCCGCGACGAGACGCAGCGCCAGTTCGTCGAACGCACGGTGCCCACCGCGCCCGTCGTCGTCTTCGCCGGCGCATACCAGAACGCCGAGCGCATCCGGGCGCGCCTGCGTCGCGATCAGATGATGTTCTTCCTCGGCTCGGGGATCAACCCCATCGTCGTCACGGCGACCGCCGACCTGGAACACGCGGCGCGCGGCATCGTCGACATCCGCCTGTTGAACTCCGGCCAGGACTGCCTCGGACCCGACGCGATCTGGGTGGAGCGCGACGCGGCCGATGGTCTGCTCGCGGCGCTGGATCGACGCCTGGACGAGGTGCGCTACGGTGCCTACGACGACCCGCGGAGCGACTACGGCGACATCTGCTATCCGGGGATCGTGCGCGACATCGCGGACTACCTCGACCGCCACCAGGGCCGTATCCATCGCGGGGGCCGCATCCACTTCGGCTCGCGTCACATCGAGCCCACGGTGCTCGTCTGGGACGACGCGCGACGGATGGAGATCCTCGAGTTCTTCTCCCCGATCTTCAACGTCGGCCTGTACGACGACGAATCCGCGGTCGTGGAGACGCTCGATTCCGGCAAATACCACGAGCGTGCGATGGGCGCGACGGTGTTCGGGCCCACGAATCGGCTGGTATCGGCGCTCTCGCGCCGTCACACGCTGACCGTCGACGAGACGCTGCTCGCCGTCGACGACGGGAACGCCCCCTTGGGCGGCCGCGGCGCGATGGCGAACTACATCGCCGTGGACGGCGTCGTCCGCCCCGAACCGATCCTGTTGTCGAAAGGCCTCTCCGCCTACCTTCCGCGGCTCCGGGCAGAGGACGTGAGCGCATGA
- a CDS encoding ABC transporter ATP-binding protein produces the protein MASFFHTFIRPHRGRLVVIVATAFVAVGCALAQPLAAQAVIEAVRTNHAIVLSLVVLVAVIAVEAVAAGLHTVLLERTGARAVFDVRRGLADRLLRWPVRRYSEERHGELVSLLTTDTAQVHTMVVGGVFEIVTAAALTLGACTLMFILSPLLFLVTVVAIIVSGAVVTLASGPVRTLSRRSQDATAQMGSELASSLRAMRTIRTAGATERYVARLIEPAVRARDAAVALGNRTAIVSPIGQMATQCAFLAVLAVGAIQVGQGTMAFSELLAFLMYVVLVLSPVENALRAVPVLQRARASWDRISAALRVPVEDPQSDERIARPAGESEVSAPGPIRLEGVGFGHPHGAGGVSDVSLTVRAGSICALVGPSGSGKSTILDLLARLHDPDSGRILLGGADLAQMDRREVSRRVAYMEQNAPLIDGSLADNLRLGAPHADDEQLMRALNAMGLDDLVDEDPRGIHVPLGETGRALSGGEAQRLALARTLLSPGSIVLIDEPTSRLDPESEARINAVIGGLAGTRTVLVVTHRLHTAAGADQVVYLRRDGTISTGTHSHLVRTSRSYSRLARLSLAR, from the coding sequence TTGGCATCCTTCTTCCACACGTTCATCCGACCGCACCGGGGCCGTCTCGTCGTCATCGTCGCAACGGCGTTCGTGGCCGTCGGATGCGCTCTGGCGCAGCCGCTCGCCGCCCAGGCGGTGATCGAGGCGGTGCGCACGAACCATGCGATCGTCCTCAGCCTGGTCGTGCTGGTGGCGGTCATCGCCGTCGAGGCGGTCGCCGCGGGCCTTCACACCGTCCTGCTCGAACGCACGGGCGCGCGGGCGGTGTTCGACGTGCGGCGCGGGCTCGCCGACCGGCTCCTCCGCTGGCCGGTGCGGCGCTACTCCGAGGAGCGGCACGGCGAACTGGTCAGCCTGCTGACGACCGACACGGCCCAGGTGCACACCATGGTGGTCGGCGGGGTGTTCGAGATCGTCACCGCGGCCGCCCTCACTCTCGGGGCATGCACGCTCATGTTCATCCTGAGCCCTCTGCTCTTCCTCGTGACGGTCGTGGCGATCATCGTCTCGGGTGCGGTGGTCACCCTCGCCTCGGGGCCGGTGCGGACGCTGAGTCGCCGCAGTCAGGACGCGACCGCGCAGATGGGATCAGAGCTGGCCAGCTCGCTGCGCGCCATGCGGACGATCCGCACGGCCGGGGCGACCGAAAGGTACGTGGCGCGTCTGATCGAACCCGCCGTCCGCGCCAGAGACGCTGCCGTCGCCCTCGGCAACCGCACGGCCATCGTCTCGCCGATCGGCCAGATGGCGACGCAGTGCGCTTTCCTCGCCGTTCTGGCGGTGGGCGCGATCCAGGTCGGTCAGGGGACGATGGCGTTCTCCGAGCTGCTGGCCTTCCTGATGTACGTCGTCCTGGTGCTCTCGCCCGTCGAGAACGCCTTGCGCGCCGTGCCCGTGCTGCAGAGAGCGCGCGCCTCGTGGGACAGGATCAGCGCCGCCCTCCGGGTTCCGGTCGAGGACCCCCAGAGCGACGAGCGCATCGCGCGGCCCGCGGGGGAGAGCGAGGTGTCCGCCCCCGGACCCATCCGCCTCGAGGGGGTCGGATTCGGCCACCCGCACGGCGCGGGCGGTGTCAGCGACGTCAGCCTCACCGTTCGCGCCGGCAGCATCTGCGCCCTGGTCGGGCCATCGGGAAGCGGGAAGTCGACGATCCTCGACCTCCTCGCCCGCCTGCACGATCCCGACAGTGGACGCATCCTGCTCGGCGGAGCCGACCTGGCGCAGATGGACCGTCGAGAGGTGAGCCGCCGCGTGGCCTACATGGAACAGAACGCACCCCTCATCGACGGTTCGCTCGCGGACAACCTGCGTCTGGGAGCGCCGCACGCCGACGACGAGCAGCTCATGCGGGCGCTGAACGCCATGGGCCTCGACGACCTCGTCGACGAAGATCCCCGTGGCATCCATGTCCCTCTCGGCGAGACCGGGCGCGCGCTGTCAGGGGGTGAGGCGCAACGCCTCGCACTCGCTCGAACGCTGCTGTCGCCGGGCTCGATCGTCCTCATCGACGAGCCGACCTCGCGGCTCGATCCCGAGTCCGAGGCGCGCATCAACGCGGTGATCGGCGGACTCGCGGGCACGCGGACGGTGCTCGTCGTCACGCACCGCCTGCACACGGCGGCGGGGGCCGACCAGGTGGTCTACCTGCGCCGCGACGGCACGATCTCCACCGGCACCCACTCCCACCTCGTTCGTACCTCCCGCTCCTACTCCCGTCTGGCTCGCCTCTCGCTCGCGAGATAG
- the lanKC gene encoding class III lanthionine synthetase LanKC has translation MSALRQARRANLDLFLLADHLHFEDPFRMDARGDERMRPYEVVLPDGWSHGTAREWNTAFPVCWQGPAQGWKIHVAAIPRTARAVLDAVVEHCVPRGVAFKYLRSELVLLVCGAKYASRSASGKFVTIYPRDEGELFAALDALQERIGGLAGPTILSDLRWQEGPLHVRYGGFVERWCDDEEGHRVHAIEAPDGSLVPDQRRPYVVIPEWVDVPGRLRLAEEGRAELAECEYTFDEALHFSNAGGVYRGRRRSDGLPVVLKEARPNAGLDGFGTDAVERLEREYQAHIALDGLHGVPALIDRFQLGGHVFLVSAYSDADTLQHWVAVHHPGVRAGFPADGAAVAVYRERALGILRSLTACVGALHASSWAHGDLHPGNVLVDAHGRLSIVDFELAAAAGSSVPVGLGCPGFARPRRGRDEPTGVDDDHYALGALALWLFLPIAIVLAFDPARAGQHIAWAQDTFDLPSHWRDLVERSYGLSAPSVPLEPLGPASLVQAVRASATPDRADRLFPGDVLLYLENGRQFAAGAAGVLWSLHQLGEDVPEAWVDWLASGARGIADPGLLSGQAGMALALGARGRVEEARALLAEAAERISTSDDATLYSGRAGVGLALIDAGAEGIDTAARLADGILDRRVAAAGTVTGAAAGLVDGWSGVAVFLTALAEATGDHRYLDQAQRCLARDLLVCSAGPDGALLVEERGVLYPYLAHGSAGIAVAGARLARAGRDALTASQVEGLVRALSPTIVIEPGVFDGRAGLMIALDQLQRAGVADTRAPIDMHARALDWHGVAYRDGVGVLGRGLSRVSMDYATGAAGVAAVLSSVATGRPAFPGLDLPRAGG, from the coding sequence ATGAGCGCGCTCCGTCAGGCGCGGCGCGCCAATCTCGACCTCTTCCTGCTGGCGGATCACCTGCATTTCGAGGATCCCTTCCGGATGGATGCCCGCGGCGATGAGAGGATGCGCCCCTACGAGGTCGTCCTCCCCGACGGATGGTCCCACGGCACGGCGCGGGAGTGGAACACCGCGTTCCCCGTCTGCTGGCAGGGGCCGGCGCAGGGCTGGAAGATCCACGTCGCGGCGATTCCCCGCACGGCGCGAGCCGTTCTCGATGCCGTGGTCGAGCACTGCGTCCCACGCGGTGTCGCTTTCAAGTACCTGCGCTCGGAGCTGGTGCTGCTGGTCTGCGGGGCGAAGTACGCCTCGCGCAGCGCGAGCGGCAAGTTCGTCACCATCTACCCCCGCGACGAGGGCGAGCTCTTCGCTGCTCTGGACGCCCTCCAGGAGCGGATCGGCGGCCTGGCGGGACCGACCATTCTGAGCGACCTGCGCTGGCAGGAGGGGCCTCTGCACGTGCGATACGGCGGCTTCGTCGAACGCTGGTGCGACGACGAGGAGGGGCACCGCGTGCATGCCATCGAGGCGCCCGACGGCTCGCTCGTGCCCGACCAGCGGCGACCGTACGTGGTCATCCCGGAGTGGGTCGACGTGCCCGGTCGTCTCCGCCTCGCGGAGGAGGGCAGGGCGGAGCTCGCGGAGTGCGAGTACACCTTCGATGAGGCCCTGCACTTCTCGAACGCGGGCGGGGTGTACCGGGGCCGCCGGCGCTCGGATGGTCTGCCGGTCGTGCTGAAAGAGGCGCGACCGAACGCGGGCCTCGACGGATTCGGAACGGATGCCGTGGAGCGACTGGAACGGGAGTATCAGGCGCACATCGCGCTGGACGGGCTCCACGGCGTGCCCGCGCTGATCGACCGGTTCCAGCTGGGTGGGCACGTCTTCCTGGTGTCGGCGTACTCCGACGCCGATACGTTGCAGCACTGGGTGGCCGTTCATCACCCCGGCGTGCGCGCGGGATTTCCGGCGGACGGTGCGGCCGTGGCGGTCTACCGGGAGCGGGCGCTCGGAATCCTGCGCTCGCTGACGGCCTGCGTCGGTGCTCTTCATGCGAGCAGCTGGGCCCACGGCGACCTGCACCCCGGGAACGTGCTGGTCGACGCGCACGGACGGCTGAGCATCGTCGACTTCGAGCTGGCGGCCGCCGCCGGGTCGAGCGTGCCGGTCGGACTGGGCTGTCCGGGGTTCGCTCGGCCGAGGCGGGGCCGCGACGAGCCGACGGGCGTCGACGACGACCATTACGCCCTGGGCGCCCTCGCGCTCTGGCTGTTCCTCCCCATTGCGATCGTGCTCGCTTTCGATCCTGCGCGGGCCGGTCAGCACATCGCATGGGCGCAGGACACCTTCGATCTGCCTTCGCACTGGCGCGACCTCGTCGAGCGCAGCTACGGTCTTTCGGCGCCGTCCGTTCCGCTCGAGCCTCTCGGCCCCGCGTCGCTCGTGCAGGCGGTCCGGGCGTCTGCGACCCCGGACAGAGCGGATCGGCTCTTCCCCGGCGACGTGCTGCTGTACCTCGAGAACGGCCGGCAATTCGCTGCCGGGGCCGCGGGCGTCCTGTGGAGCCTGCATCAGCTCGGCGAAGACGTGCCCGAGGCGTGGGTCGACTGGCTCGCGAGCGGTGCGCGCGGGATCGCCGATCCGGGCCTGCTGAGCGGACAGGCCGGAATGGCGCTCGCCCTCGGCGCTCGCGGCCGCGTCGAGGAGGCGCGGGCTCTCCTGGCCGAAGCAGCGGAGCGGATCTCGACCTCCGACGACGCGACGCTCTACAGCGGCCGAGCGGGGGTCGGTCTCGCGTTGATCGATGCGGGCGCGGAGGGGATCGACACCGCCGCCCGACTCGCAGACGGGATCCTCGACCGGCGCGTCGCCGCCGCAGGAACGGTTACCGGCGCCGCGGCGGGCTTGGTCGACGGTTGGTCGGGTGTCGCCGTGTTCCTCACTGCACTCGCCGAGGCGACGGGCGACCACCGCTACCTCGATCAGGCGCAGCGGTGCCTTGCACGAGACCTACTCGTGTGTTCTGCCGGGCCCGACGGCGCACTGCTCGTCGAGGAACGTGGCGTGCTCTACCCCTATCTCGCACACGGTTCTGCCGGTATCGCGGTAGCCGGCGCCCGCCTGGCACGCGCCGGCCGTGACGCGCTCACCGCTTCGCAGGTCGAGGGTCTGGTCCGCGCGCTCAGCCCCACGATCGTCATCGAGCCCGGGGTCTTCGACGGTCGGGCGGGCCTGATGATCGCGCTCGATCAGCTGCAGCGCGCGGGCGTGGCCGACACCCGAGCGCCTATCGACATGCACGCGCGCGCACTCGACTGGCACGGCGTCGCCTACCGCGACGGAGTCGGAGTGCTCGGTCGCGGACTGTCTCGCGTCTCGATGGACTACGCGACCGGCGCCGCCGGGGTCGCGGCCGTGCTCTCATCGGTGGCGACCGGGCGCCCCGCGTTCCCCGGTCTCGATCTTCCGCGAGCGGGAGGCTGA
- a CDS encoding GNAT family N-acetyltransferase, with amino-acid sequence MRDLRVSLRAAGAGDAGTIAKLADRNTAGSRAGIRDASAVDAEAIAATIVDGAVHYVIVSTRSGEDIGFAEWRWVGQRAARNISLGVIISDASLWFQGYGAEAIDAVIEESFYTHDANRVEFITAMSNVPMVNMLARRGGPVLDGILREYYYIDGRREDALVWSILRAEFDEFGVDLPDRVKRRSDRDESVERSRARMAAYVASPEATAVGIMSASAEASR; translated from the coding sequence ATGAGGGATCTCCGGGTCTCGTTGCGCGCGGCCGGTGCGGGAGATGCCGGGACGATCGCGAAGCTGGCCGATCGCAACACCGCGGGCTCGCGGGCCGGCATCCGCGACGCGTCCGCGGTCGACGCCGAGGCCATCGCGGCGACCATCGTCGACGGCGCGGTGCACTACGTCATCGTCTCCACCCGGAGCGGAGAAGACATCGGCTTCGCGGAGTGGCGGTGGGTCGGTCAGCGTGCGGCGCGCAACATCTCGCTCGGGGTGATCATCAGCGATGCGTCCCTGTGGTTCCAGGGCTACGGCGCCGAGGCCATCGACGCCGTGATCGAGGAGTCCTTCTACACCCACGACGCCAACCGGGTCGAGTTCATCACCGCGATGTCGAACGTGCCGATGGTCAACATGCTCGCGCGTCGCGGCGGACCGGTGCTGGATGGCATCCTGCGCGAGTACTACTACATCGACGGCCGCCGTGAAGACGCCCTGGTATGGAGCATTCTGCGCGCAGAGTTCGACGAGTTCGGCGTCGACCTGCCGGATCGCGTGAAGCGCCGGAGCGACCGCGATGAGTCGGTCGAACGCTCCCGCGCGCGGATGGCCGCATATGTCGCATCGCCGGAGGCGACGGCGGTGGGGATCATGTCCGCCTCGGCCGAGGCGTCGCGATGA